One Deltaproteobacteria bacterium genomic window, AACGATAACCGGTTGTTTGGGAGACATCTTTTTCAGCTTCCTCAAGATGCGGAAAATCTTGAGCAGGGACACGGCATCCCAGAGCGGTTTGATCTCCCGGACGAGCTCTTTTACCTGATAAAAGGTGAGCCCTTCGATTCTTTCCGCCCTTCCGTCGAGCATGCCCCCTTTTCCGGAAATCAGATGCACCTCGAAGAGGTCCCGGTCAGCCATTTCACAGTTGATGAGCGTATTTTCCTGGGCCCCGCCGAGTTCCAGCAGGGTTATGATATGAACGAGTTTTGCCTTCATCAGAGGGTCATGTCTATCTTTTTCAACCATAGGGCCGTACCGGCGAATACCATCGCGTTTAAAAACAGAAAGAACAGCGCCATAAAGATGCCGGAAAGCATTATCGCAATCCCAAAGATGCCGCATATGATCGATGCTCCGTAGCTAAACAGCACCGTCTGCCTCACGCTCAGCCTCCATTTTCTCAGGCGGAGGGCAAAGTGATCCTTGCTGCCTTTGAATATCGACTCGCTTCTCCTGAGCCGGATGTAGGACACAAAGAACGTGTCAAAGAGAGGTACGCCGAATATGATAGCGGGCACGATAACAGCCAAGTAATTATGGGTTGCATACTGACCTATCATTGAAAAAGCACCGAGTAAAAAGCCGAGCAGCAGGCTTCCACAATCCCCCATGAATATGGAGGCAGGGTTGAAATTATACGGCAGAAAACCCAAACACGCACCCGCCAGGGCCAGGGAAAGGACACAGATTCCCATGTTCCCGTTTATCGCTGAGACGATGAACATGAACATGGCGCAAATAGAGCCGATCCCTACCGATAGCCCATCCATGACATCTATGATGTTGAAGGCGTTGATCAACAGTAACATCCACAAGAAAGTCAAGAGCACCTGGAGAAAGGCGGGGATAAAGACTATCTCGACCCTTATTCCCGATTTGATGAGGACGTATATGGCTATGAACTCACCCGTCAGCTTTGCACCCGGGCTGAGACGGCCGAGATCATCGATCAGGCCGACCAAAACGATAATGCTCCCTCCGAGCAGTATCCCCAGGATGTTGGAGTCGAACCTGTATACGAGAGAAATACCGATGAGGAAGGACAGGTAAATGGAAAGACCCCCGAAATAGGGGATCGCTTCTCTATGCGTCTTCAGCAGTTCATCGGGTGCATCCACCACACCGAAACGCTTTGCCGCATCGCGTGCGACGGGGGTGGTGTAGAAGGAAACGAGAAAGGATATGATAAAGGTAAAGAACAGTATTGTCGGCGACAGGGTCACTTCATCCCCTCCGTGTAAATCGAGACAAGCCGGTCGCCGATTTTCTCCAGGTCGTACCCTTTTTCAACGGTTCTCCTTCCCTCACTCCCCAATCGCGCGCGCAGCTCTTCATCCTCGATGAGCACCTTCAACTTTTCGTACCACTCCTTATTTGAATTCGCGAGAAACCCATTGACCCCGTCGGATATTATCTCACGGTTCACGCCGACGGGAGATGCTACGACGGGAACACCCGCGGCCATATACTGGAGTATCTTCAGACCACATTTTCCGCGGGAAAAGGGGTTATCCACGAGGGGCATAATGCCGATATCGAAAGAGCTCAGGGTCTCGGCCTCACTATCAAGATCCCATTTCACAAATGTCGTAGGCACTTTGTTTGCGGGTTTTCTTGCCGACACGATCACCAACTCACAACGATACTCAGAAAATATTCTCTTGAACGCAGCCGTTACAATATCGACATGATGGAAATTATAGGGCAGCCCGATCCACCCTATTTTCAACCTTCCATCTACAGCATGGTTTTTCTTCTGTACATATTTTTTCGTATCCACACAGGTTGGAACAAGGGCTGTTTTTTCATTGAACCTCCTCGCATAATCTTCCAGGTATCTGTTGCCGATAATCACCTTAGTTGCCATCTTTATCGTGGCAGGGTATTTCATCCTTCTACCGCGGGAAAGGAAAATCGCATCATCGAATTCGAGAATATACCCTCCCTTCAGAACTCTTATCAAAATTTCGAACACCGGCGGTAAACACGGAAAATATTCCCTCTCAATGGCCACGATATCAGCGTTAATAACGTGTCGAAAATCGATTATTCTTTTAAAAAAAGCTTTGATTCCCAGAATTCCCTTCAGTAGATATTTCGTGAATCCATTTTTTCCTTCAGCGAGGAGATATGAATCGGAAAAAGCAGGAATAATCTTGATTTCATGACCCCTCTTTTCGAACCAGTCCCTAAACTGATATATACGGTATCTGCTTGCAGGGCCGAGAATACTAGTCTTTGATAGGTAGATGATTCTCAACGCCCCTCCTCTATCCTTCCATGATATCAATTACGGATTTCGTTACCTCGGGACGGTCTATTGTGTCAAAACAGGTCTTATCCGAACAATCATCGAGGAAGCAGGGAGCACAGTCTGCTCCTCCCGAAAAAATCCTGACGGTACCCAAGGGGATGGGATGCCAACGAACAGGGTTTCCGGGTCCAAAAATAGCAACGACGGGAACACCGAGGAGTGCTGCGAGATGCATGAGGCCCGAATCTACCGTAACCATAACCTTCGCTCTCTCGATAATAGCCGCAGCGGTCTTGATATCTGTCTGGCCGACGAAGGTTACATATTTCCCCCTCATGTGCTTAGAAAGGGCCTTCATTTTACCCGTATCATTTGTCCCCCCCAGAAATACAGGGGTAGATCCCGTATGTTGGGACACGGATTCGCAAAGATCCGCCATTTCCCTGAATTCCCATTCTTTCGTGCTTCTTTTTCCAAATGGTGAAACGCAGAAATATTCCTCCGGAGCTGCATGCCCTATCGCGGAAAAACCATCTTCAATCCTGGCCATACCCTCCTCTCTGTCAGCTGCATCGAGCCAGAATTGAATAGGTGCGTCACCCCTATTTTTCGTTATTGGCTCGATAACCTTGAGCATCTCCCGATCCATCCTCTCTTTTCCAAATGTGCTATAGGAGATTGGATTGGAGAGAAACCTGGAATCAATGGAATAAGAGTAAGCCGCCCTGATCGTCGCCCCCGTCAAATATGCGAAAAAATTGTCCCGGATATACTGCGATAAGGGCCTTTGAAAATCGGGCGTGTGGAGATTCACGAAGAGATCGGGAGAAAGCTCCCTGATGACTCTCAGCAGCCTGTAGCCACTTTTTACTTTATTCCCTTGTCGAACATAAGGGATGAATTTATCTGCATAGGGACAACCAGAAAAAAACCTTTCCATTTTGCTATTTATGACTCTCACTATCTTAGCATCTCTAAATTCGTGCCTCAGCCGCGCCATAACTGGGATCGTCATTACGGAATCGCCGAGCCATCCTAGGTGAAAGACAACGATATTTTTTATCCCTTCTTTCATTAAACCTGGTCCCGGTGTATATTCTCTAATAAAGTTTATCGGCTAAAACCATATGAAATTTTCAGTTGTCATTGCAACATACAATAGAGAAGCCCTTCTAAAAAATCTACTCCGCTCACTTCAAAATCAGACATGCTCCGATATGGAAATTATCATTATAGATCAGAACAGAGATGATAAGGTTAATCAGACAATCAATCTTTTTCC contains:
- a CDS encoding glycosyltransferase produces the protein MRIIYLSKTSILGPASRYRIYQFRDWFEKRGHEIKIIPAFSDSYLLAEGKNGFTKYLLKGILGIKAFFKRIIDFRHVINADIVAIEREYFPCLPPVFEILIRVLKGGYILEFDDAIFLSRGRRMKYPATIKMATKVIIGNRYLEDYARRFNEKTALVPTCVDTKKYVQKKNHAVDGRLKIGWIGLPYNFHHVDIVTAAFKRIFSEYRCELVIVSARKPANKVPTTFVKWDLDSEAETLSSFDIGIMPLVDNPFSRGKCGLKILQYMAAGVPVVASPVGVNREIISDGVNGFLANSNKEWYEKLKVLIEDEELRARLGSEGRRTVEKGYDLEKIGDRLVSIYTEGMK